The stretch of DNA GTTTCATGTGTATGCATGATTACCATCGATCCATGCATGGCAACATCTACACATGTTGTTTGCTTGTGCGAGCCCCCCAGCCAGCAATCTACTCTGCTCAGCATGATCTCTGGAGTCTGGTGCTCATTTCTGATAGACAATCCTACGCGGCCGTTACACCAGCATGCAAGATGCCCAAAGGTTACGTGCGTGTGCCAACCCAGCAATCACGCAGGCCCATGGCAGCCGAGTCGAATGGGCAGCCCAATGGCATCATTATCCTCCCAGTATAATAATTTTCATCTCTGATAAAAAAATTGATAGACATAGGCCGTACCACAGTGGAAAGGCAACATATATATACCTGGGCCTGGGCCAGCATTTCCCCAAGTTCAGCCGAACGCCAAATAGAAACAATACTGCATTTGCATTGTCAAGAGTGTTGACAGCGAGAAAAGCTGTAACTTCTCCAAGATTAAAAAAAAGGACAAAAAAAACCTTGGGACATCATCGCTACAATCCATAGATCAAAAGCATCAACTTTATACATGCAGACCGGCACCGCGAGCACCTATATGCTTATGTATCACCTCGGAAGATGGAAGGCAGACCAATCTAATGCATTTCAATCTCCTGCGTCGGTATTGTTGGTACTGAATGGTCCATGTGGCGAGTATCAGATGTGCCAGATGAGCTTGCTATCTCGGCTTTGCACAGAGGGCAGAGGGCATTTATCTTTAGCCATTTGTCGACGCATTCCTTGTGGAAGCAGTGTGTGCAGGGAAGTTCACGAAGCTCTTCGTTGTGTGCATACTTGGCAAGGCAGATGCAGCAAACCTGGAATCACAAGAAAAGGCAAGACAGTGAGTCCTTTCAACATGGAACTTCCATTTTGTTGCAATAAGCAGGTACTACAAAAGATACAAAGCAACAGGTCAACATACAGCATCTTCAGCAGAAAGCGACCGCTCCTTGTCAGTCCCTGCAGCCACTATACCTCCCTCTTGGCCTTCGGCTTCGTTACCTGAACCATGGCGGCGTTTCTTGGTTTTGAATTTATAAGTTGGCAAAGTATTGATGGATTCCGAAGTGGCCCCTCTTGTATTGTTTGTGTCTTCTCTGAAGCCCATGACGGATATAATGCAGGGGAGACAACAGCATATCATTGCGCAGAGGATGAAAGGCATGGCATACCCAATACAGCTGAAGGTGAGGAACACGATGCATAACCTGGTAGGAAACAACGTGAGCAGCAGGGTAAAGAAACATAACATCACATCCGAATAAACAATATATGTACTTACCTGTACAAGTTTGGAGCATCAATAGCCGAAGAACGCCCACCGAATATCCACACATTTCCTACAACAAACCACACGGCAAAGAAACAATCCAAGGCCATCTTGAAGTGGTCAAAAAGTGCATTAATCCTGCAAACAAGGGGCATCCATCATCATTTATAAATTGGTTCGTACTATGACCCATCCATAACAGAACAGAACTATGGACTTTGTAGTATTCATCATAAGTAGATGCGTGGAGGGCGGGCATAAACTAGCTCCCATATACCGTAACCTAGCTGAGAGCAGCATCTAGTAATATTTTCCTGGTCAAATAGCAAAAACAGCAAAGCTAGCCAGTTTCAACCATATAATGATTCAACAGAAGTTACTATGATACAGAAATGCATTTGTGAGCTGGAATAGTGAATTTCACATGCAAGCTATGACCATTTCATATAAAACCAACAAACATAGAGGACTATTCATGCAAAAAGACAACAATGTACCTTGGGTTAGCCAGAACTGCATTCCGTGCAGCATTCCTTCGCCGTTCTGATACACTTGCAGGAGTGGGCTCAGTCGAGTTGTTCTGCGAGGAGCCCTGAAGTGAGTGTGCTGGCTCATTCTCACCGTTCACAATATTACGGTGTATATAGCGCCAGTAAAGATGTGGCAAAGTGGCAAAACAACCGACCGTATAACCTATGACCCACTCAAACAATGGAGCTTGTGGATGTTCCTTCCTTGACAGGGATAGCACAACAATGGCAGCAACAATTTGGCTAACATTAACGATAACTTCAACCGAAATCCATAGTCCAGAGTTCAAAGGGCTCCTATGTCGCCGACCATAGTTATCACGTCTCCTAGTGCCTGAAGTATTTTCTGCATGAGGAGGACCTATTGCTGCTGGTGGCTGCAAGGCAGACGTTGCAGCTCTTGTTGAAGGCCTATCCACAGGATTAAACCCTTCATGGTTCTCTCTACCAACACTGTGCAATGCCGAGGCCGAAGGACCGCTATCCCTTGGAATATCAATTACATGTTCATGACCACTTACCCCCGTTGTTTGTTCCATTCCAGATTGCGTAGTAGTATGACCTTGAATTTTGAGGAATATGATAAGCTAAGCTCTTCAGTATTCAGAAGTAACAAAGGATGGAGGCAAGCTGCCACATTTCAATGCCCTCCTGCTATCTATGTTCTAACAAAGGATTTGTGTGGATGCTTCAACAGAGAATCCAAAGCTTCAAACTAGTCTCTCGGTTAATATAATCAATGATAGTTGTCCTGCAACAGTAATAGGAAAAACGCATTAGTGTGTCACCATTTGCACACACGAAATAGCACCATCTTCAAACATAATGAAACCAATAAGCTACTAAAATTAATATAACATATTCATATGTATCCGGAATTTTTGCCTAAAGAAAATATGTTCTCCTCAAAAGATAAGTGTGATCAGGATGAACCAACAAAACTCTACAAATGTTAACAAGTGAAAACAGATATCATTATAAAGAAGTTTAATTACTTGAAGCACGGGTTATAGAAATAACGACAACGGGATCCGGCTGAGGCCTGGAACATGATGCCTCTTGCAATGGAAGATAGGGATGTAAAGCGACGATAAATACACCTAGGGTAATATGACCTATGACGTAGTGAAGACAGACAATTGTGTGCATATGGGTGAAGTGAGCAAGACAAGGAGCAGCAAAGCTCATCCTAGCCTAACCCCATTTCAGGAACAGCTTAACAATCGAAACCCAAATTCTAATTTGCATCACCGCCTTATCACAGGTTCACAGTACAATGAAATACAAGTTGCTATTTCATCTGAGTAGAGCTCAATTTTAAATCCTCAAGGTCAAGGTTAATAGGCAACAACATCAAACTCAAGAGATAAATATCAAAATAGTAAAGCACTAGCAGACTGCAGCTGGTGGTAGACCTCTACTGGGTTACCACCACACTAGTTGAACCACATAACGATAAGGTCATACACTGAGATACAAAGGATCAGTTGGGCCATAGCACAACATCATTGAAGACCATTTCACTAATACCACAGTTAATCATGTCAACATATCGCTACAAGCTAAACAAACTAACCACCAAATGCAAGCAATAGAGGCATAATTAAATATAGAAGAAACCAGTGAAAACTGTGAAATGATGGTATTCAGCAATCACATTTCCGTGAGCCACATAGGAGCATAATCCAAATAGGCATCACTAGCACTTAAACCCTGAACAGCAATGCATAAACAAAGCAGTGCACATGAAAACTGCCTAAAACCAACCTCAGATCGTTCCAATAATAGGCACAACGGCCCAAAGTACTTCACCCAATAATCAACTACAGGGTGACATAAGATATTGCAACATCGCCGCAAATTACCCTGGCCAATATCACACCGACCGTACTACATTGACAGCAGGACACCTAAATTTGAGAATTCTCGCAGATCCGGTCAACCGAGGGCGTATCAACACAAAAGAGACCCCCAATTTGACAAACAAATCGTCCGATCCGCACAAACAAACAGCACGGGAGAGACGATTGAGGGATGAGATCGTTACCGCAGCCCTCGAGCGGCGCCACGGAGAGTAGATCGACAGGCAGACAGCCGGTACTTCCCTGGCGCAACCCCGACGAACTGTGCGCCGACGGCGTGAGGAGCAGCGGCAGGGAAGGGGGAGGTGACGCCGGGTGACCTGACGGAGCTGGCGGCGGGGAGAGGACTGACACAGGGAGCACGAAAAGGCGACtgtgaggacgaggacgaggagtaAGCGCGGGCGGGGAGATGGGGGGAGTGTCAACCCTAGCCTGTCTACTACTCACTGTGCAAGGCAGCTCGCGCGGCGCGCGAGGGGAGGGAGGACGGCGGAATCCGGCGACCGGGCGGCGCGAGGAGTGCGGCGGAGCCAGTCGGCTGCGCGCGGCGGCGAtcgggcgggcgggcggcggcgaggaGTGGGCTTGGTGCGGTGCGGTGGGGAGGGCGGAGACGGGGAGGGAGGGGTTGGTGGCGAGGGTCTTAACCCATCTCGGATTGGGGAATATGATGGAGGATGACGATGCCTTCTCCTTCCCGCAAAGCTAGAGCGGCGAGCGGGCCGAGATGGGCCGCCAGGGCCTCGCGTTTCCGTAAATGGTGTACGCGCCGGCCGCGCTCGGGCCGCTAGGGGACAGCAGGCGGGCCGGGCCGACGAGCCCTCACGCGGCGAACCTGATCGAGAGCGTGCTGtcccgaaaagaaaagaaaaccgggAGCGTCCGGCCTAACCTTGCCGGAAATGTGAAGATGCCTCTCAAATCAAAAGAAAAAAAGTGAAGATGCCACTCTCGAGTGAAGACGCGTCTTTATTATaaaaaaatgaattctgaaaaaatGACTTGGAAAATGAAGACGTGTATGCTGACGCAACAGTATTTGGAATGTTAGGTTGGGCCTCCCATCTTGCGGTATGTGGACTTCGTCCTCATCGTCACCGATTGGTGTAACATATACTGATTGGCTGCGAACTAAAACACTTTCAAAAGAACTAGTTTTGACCTTAAGAAGGGACCCTAGTGCTTTTATTTAAAGAAAAATATTGCTACATGACGGCAATACCACTACTAGTGACTCTCTTTTACTATGAAATGGCACTGCTAGGCACACCTACTACGTACCAGTTACAAAATAaagatgattgtgtgcatcgctACATGCAAAGGCCGAGAGTTATCCTCCTTTTCAGAAAGAATCACAAAATAATAGCTGCAAACACCTGCTACATACATACTATGTGTTCCTGTTTTGTTGTAAAATCATCGTTGCACCCAACTCCTAACAATAGTTAATCTACAGAATATAATAGTAAGAGATTTTTGTGATATTTAGAAGAAATTGGAGGTTTTTCTATGGGGAAGAAGAAATTAgagtttttccaaaaataattagaTGTGTGTGTGCGCAGACGTGATAAGGAGTAATATGGGCCAGTTAACCACATGCACTGGTCAGCACCACTTATGCTTTACACTGCATCATCCCATTTTGCTAGCCAAATCTAAGCATCGAAAATGGAGGATGACGATGCCTTCGCCTTCCCGCAAAGCAAGTGCGGCGAGTGGGCTGGAATGGGCCGCCAGGGCCTCGCGTATTCGTAAATGGGGTACACGCCGGCCGCGCTCGGGCTGCTAGGGGACGGCAGGCGGGCCGGGCCATCGAGCCCTCGCGCGGCGTAGCTAATTGTGAGTGTGTGCTatctcaaaaagaaaagaaaaccgagAGCGTCCAAGCCTAACCTTGCCGGAAATGTGAAGGTGCCCCTCACAAAAAATTGTAAAGATGCCACTCTCGAGTGCAAGCGCATCTTTACTTTAAAAATGAATTCTGAAAGAAAAAGACTTGAAAAATGAAGACGCGTCTGCTGACGCAACTGTATTGAAACGTTAGCTTGGGCCTCTTGCGTTGCAGTATGTGGACATCGTCCTCATCGTCACCGATTAGTGTAACACATACTGATTGACTCTGAACTAAAATAATTTCAAAAGAACTAGTTTTGACTTTAAGAAGGGACACTAGTACTTtcaaaataaaattaaataaaaTGCTAGGATGATGGGATCAGGGGATCATTGTCTATGCACTGTGGCAATACCACTACTGTTGACTCTCTTTTACTACTAAATGCCACTGTTAGGCACACCTACTACGTGCCAGCTATAAAATAATattccctccgttctgaattacttgtcacagaaatgaataaaaataaatgtatgtagaactaaaatacatctagatacatccatttctccgacaaataTTTTCGAAcggatggagtagttgtacacagttGCTATAAATGTACTCTTTGTTCCTTTTTTGCTAGAAAATCGTCGCTACATCCAACTCCTAACAGTAGCTGTTTTAGAGAATATAACAGTAAATTAGAGATTAGTGATTTCTATAAGAAATTGGAGGTTTTCtatggggaaaaataattagagtttATTTGAATATAAGTAGATGtttctgtgtgtgtgtgcgcgcgcgcacgcgTGATCAAAAAAATATGGGCTGGTTTACCACATGCAAGGCCTGGTCAGCAACCGCTTATGCTTTACACGACATGATTCTAGTTTGCTGGCCAAACCTAAGCTGTCGAAATTCAACACGGAGCTTCCTACTGCGTGCCTGCGTGCTGGGAAGAACACAAGGGAACTGTTAAAGCTCAATTAACTTGTGTTAATTATGGGGGAATCTCCCCTTGTACCAACCGCAGCCAGTTTGCGTTGGCAACTATCGCGTCGGTTCCTGACATCTCTCCTGAACGGATGCCTCTTCGATGCATCCCTTTTGCCTGTATAAATACCTATAATGAAAGGACACTTATTCACTTTTACATCTGTGCCGAGGCTCTCTCGATTGTTctcttgttttctctttcaacacGTTATCAGCACGCTCTCGGCGGAGCGATTTCATCTGCGCGACGATTCCCCCTACAGCATCGCTCGCTCGCGTGTTCGTCGGCGTGGTGGTGCCCGCTACTGCGGCCGCCCTCAGGACCGACGTTTCTGCAGCGCGCTGTGGTCATGAATTCGTGCAGGCGAAACAAGGCCATGAAGAACAGAAAATGAATGAAAAACAGGGGAGATGGCATCCATTGATCAAAAGATTGGAGGTTTAAACCGAGAATTCATTGTCTCCCATCACGACAAGAGTGTAAATCGAGATCCACCAACGAACGGATCGGGAAGAAAACGGAAAAGGTACACGCGTTGATTTCTTAAATCGCTTTATGAGGGACGGTCTCGTCGCGAAGAACGGCGGCGGTCGAACCCTCGGGCCCCATCGGCAAGGCGCCTCATCGGCGTCCAATGGTGGGAGACCGCCCTCGGCCGCGTGATCCGGCGCACGAGCGACGGGCATCTGGCGCAACGGCGTCCTGGCCCCGGCGCTGCTCCTCCCGGCACACCCCATGCTCGACCATCGGCCTTGCCCCCACGGGCGCAGAGGCGACCCGGCCCCGGCGCTGACACATGGAGCCCAACGGCGCTCGGGCTCGCGAATGGCGCTTCCAACGACGTAATATCCGGCACCCACCTCCCCGGTGACTCCTACTCCGAGGACGAGCGGGGCGGGAGATCCTCTTGCCGCCGGTTGTGCGGCCGACCGGCCGTGGGCGTCTTCGCCTGTGCCCAATCGGGCCGGCACGCCCTCCCCGGAGTCCTCTGGCGCAGCCTTCTCCGGCCTCCAACGCGAGGCTCAGCGGCACTCTGCCCGGGTCGTGGTCTCTCCACGAGTTGCCGGAGAAACGGCCGACCGGCCATGGCAATCGCCGCCCGCGTCGGGCGTGGGGATTGGGAATGGATGCTGGGAGGGGATCGCTATCCCTGGCCGCTTGCTTCTTATCCAATTGGCTAACCAGGCCGGCCCTAGGCTGGCTTCCCCAGCGTGGCCCATTTGCATAAGATTGGGCCACCGCTTTTCAGCCCTTTTTCTATTGAGTTTTAATATTTCAGAAAATATGTGGTTATTATGTGGCATGTTCAATATGTTTGCTTTTTAGCAATCTCTATAACATGTCTTGTTACTATAACGACATTGTTTTGCGATCGAGATTAAGTTTTCTCGCACAACAATATTGATTTGCGATTGAGAAATATATTTTTTCTCGCAAAACAATCTCATTGCGATTGAGATTAATTTTCTCTCGCAAAATATTAATTCACCTTGTTGAATTATCTTGCAACTTGATACATGATCATCTCATTTAATTTGAGGTCTatacaattcaagttttttttcacTTGAACATCAAGTTTGCAATATCATTACTATTCATTATAATAGTGGTGTATTTCCGTTGAGTACGATGTATTCCGGAAGGTGCAAAATTTAAAGTGATTTCTTTAAGCTGATGCTTGGGATCACAAGATAGTCATATGGATCTACTGCCTACGCAGATTATCGATGACTACTGATAAAGTCTACATTTTGTCGTTTCGACATTATGATTGCTTTACAAAGTGCTCTCCCACACATTTTTCTAAGTCATGACATAAGGCATTATGAGTGAGTATTTCCTGATTTCATCAGATTATACTCCCTAGTGTTGCGAGATCTACTTCATTCTGGAGATTATCTTCAAGGTGTCATGCTTAGCAATTTGAGATTCGCATTAATGGTTTCAAGATAACTTCTTGAAATATCCATTAATTTTGCAACATTATCATGATGGTCTTTAATTTACTAATCataaattaattatctctggtaACCAATGGCTAGAGAATTGAGGCATTCGTCCTCGATGGCCACCACTGCCCTACTTGGGCCATGGATATCATGATCGCTCTTGTGTCTCGTGGGATAATGTGTGTCATCAAAGACCTGTCGGATTCTCCTACGGTTGGAGTCACACTACTAACAGGATAAACATGTTGCTTTATGCATCATAAGACATTATATCGATCCAGATCTCAGCATCTGGTTATTCTGTATTAGCAATCCCTGGGATACAAAGAACCTCAAGGGCAAAAGGTTTGAAGGCCACTCCTTCAATCTGACACCATCATGGCAGTCTGTTGTTTGCATGACATTCTTCTAGAACCGAGCAATAAAATGACTATCCAACTGTCACAGGACCCTATGAGCACGGAGAACATGAAGGTTGAATATGCATCAACTGACACGTTTGGAGACTACATTTAGTCCCTCAATCTCCTTAGTGATCTATTTATTTTATGTCCATTTCTGATGTTCTAAtatgaacatgattattgttgtcatcatatattgtatcagcactttggtacaaataaatttgtatgtattctatatatctgacagtgattttcatattgagaatcttcatgtctatatatatagatttctacgggagtcaatccgatgaaaaatgatatgtgccttgtggacatatgcaccaGAAACTTTATTCTCAGGGTAGTCCAATGTTTCCACTCTTATTGAGAGAAAGGAGATATTTAAATCGCTAGGcgcgatgaggtatttgttggctcaactcgagtcatatttactatccTTGTGGGTACTCGAGTAACGTCGGGATGCTTTATTGCTTCCCAGTTTTAACTCGTACCCTACTAAACCATGGAGGTGTTCGTCAAAATAGTTTCCATAGCgaaacttatgatgacaacaaagagaaataacttctctttaccatatgcaacgGATATGGAAAACACATTCTATGTGTATCATCTGGATTGTACTATACATACGACACAACCCGTACCATATGTTGTGTACGAGATAGTTTTCTAGAGTGTCTTGTACATGACAAACTTGGCATACTTGCCTTGGTCATCGAGACATTGGGTTGAAACAGAAACTATCAGCAATTACAATaatttatgattattatgatgctaaattATAATAACATTTGGATTTTATGTGCACTACAAGTGACACATGGAAGCTAATTTTAAGGCTTGCACACCTTAAATTCTACGATGAACCACTCAGACTCTTTGAATGCATCAAGTCGAGATAAGTGACTCTTCCCAGCCATTGAGTAGACTATTCAGGTATTCCATGGTTCtaaaagacatatctacatgatggtcttaagTGTGTGCTTTATTCACACGAAACCATTGGCTCCTTATCCTGACATCAatttcaagcaaatcgaatggGTAACATTGCAAAATTCTCCTTGAAGGCATTCCCTATGGCCTttggattgaagtttagcaatttgtcctaatgtctagactcaaaatggtttggtagaatcatatccaaagagttaagctcattgcattatctttattttggaattgcaacttaccaactttacgttggagtcatgtagttttacacgctcatgaccAAACTGCACAATATTATTCCCCTCTGTCTTTGATACGTGGAAATCTATCAAGTATTTCCTATCTGCGGTAATTCAgttgcataccgatatcaccacccgacatacatcattggcccctcaacatatagttgggatctatgtgaggaataactgtatttccgtcaatacctcaagcccctcgcatggggagttattcaaggccaATATGCTGATTTAATGAGGAacatttccaggcattagggggagatttcaagtaccaaaaaaatgccaggaaattagtggaatgttcaacacatttctgcctcaaatccacgtactcaaagatctGAACCATGCATTCAGAAgttttgcaacacattgcaaataatctGCCAGGTTCATTTATtgactataaaggtgtcacacAATCCTACAATCCTACAAAAGTACgcctgaaagagtggaggtaccagcAAAATCCACTCCACTCCTCGTTCAAAGCAACATGGGGAGATGTATGGCAGAAgtacatcaggattcagcttctCGCAACTAAGGATATCAAGGCAtgtgaatcagtaaatgcaagtcaacttcacgttggcagacacctaatgggtagtatacacccagtggatgggaaacctccaccaacccaggtcatagtgcacaTAATGACCGGGTCATCGGAATACCCGACTCAATCGCATTGGAAAATCGCGAGCAGTCACCATGGGTAATGATGTTTCTATCAACTCTATATTGATACATAGATTCTGGAGAAAGATATAACGGAAGTCTACAAAtgtcgacatacatttctcaactagattgcaaaaacctttcaaatgattcagatccaaagaccatggccatggcaaagtgtgaacaacactcggactgaactcaagcaaagggtataatctaggtagaaatgatcttgctcaataatgggaaggtattcataagcaatacATACACCAATTTTCTTCTGGAAACAAAATTGAGAACGACAAGGTGGTGAAATATAGAACAAGgattgtagcacaagggttcatgcagatacccaactattctccagaggtggaatctcattccgataacttatatcattggcagttcaaaatcatctatctctgcagttgatagatgtagtgatcaCATGTCCATGTGGATCACTAGATTCGGATATATATGATTGATTTCCGATGGAATCTCAGTTCTGAATCGAAGtacaaaatgcaacatacattgtgtaaaatcAATAAGTCACCATATGACTTATTATTATCGTCGGTACATTTGGTACAACCGACGTAATGAGTTCCTTATtcacaaggattactcctacaatgatgattatccatgtttgtgtgtctgcaatgacgacacatgtaatcatctaaatgacggagtttaaaatgaaggatttgggtaaaccaaaataccgctcgttactacaacttgagcaccttcattcatacattatggtatactatgttgtctatatccaaaatatattggagaaattcattatggacaaatcttatccatccataactctcatggtagttcattctctagacgtaaagaaagatctatttagaccaagagatgatggagatgagatattgggactcaatgttccataatgccattggatccaccaaacacaattggttggGACTCAAGAATATCTATCGATATCTCCAAAGGCATCAAACATCTTGTCCTGATTTTTCAGTTTCACAAAAATGTGAACACCgatatcattggatacatcgattagatccccactatgtcagatcgtagacaagcttagtgttcatactaggtgtggtagccctctcatgaagagtcttccaaacagacctcatggctacatccaccaaccattatctcaaaGATAATGTTGCTTGTGTTGCCCGGATGCAAACAGGTTACGTAATTAGCAATATCattatattgcatatcttgcaagtcaatcaTGTGAATGATTTATTCACCAAGTCTCTACCAGCTTCTACATTCCAGAGATACGTTCATGGAATTGGTATATGACGACTTCGGAATATGCAAGAATCAGGGGGAGTATCCTCCTAAATTGTTCCTGTTcaatgcatcatattatactctttttcccttcatgagtttactaTACAGGTTatcataaaggtttttaatgaggtaatatcaacatgagatcatatgtcatactttctgTTTTCCCCACCGGGGTGTTTGGGAAAGTATATACGACATATTTATTGTTCTCTAAACTCTATGAGTTTTCTCGTATTGACTTAAAAGAGACAATAaccattatatgttgcatcattttctccttatttttcccaTTGGGTTTGAAAGAGTTTAGCAACATATCAAACAGTATACTCCTCACATTTTTtccacagggtttttggaggaaACTTTTTCAAGATGATGATATTACATGGACAAGTATAGATTAGGGGAAGTGTTAAAGCTCAATTAACTTGTGTTAATTATGGGGGAATCTCCCCTTGTACCAACCGCAGCCAGTTTGCGTTGGCAACTATCGCGTCGGTTCCTGACATCTCTCCCGAATGGATGCCTCTTCGATGCATCCCTTCTGCCTGTATAAATACCTACAATCATCTAATGAAAGGACACTTATTCACTTTTACATCTGTGCCGAGGCTCTCTCGATTGTTctcttgttttctctttcaacagGAACTATGTTAGACCGAAGAGCCAGGGCTATGTATCACTTGTATTGATTCATAATTACGCCTTCTGGGACCCGTTCCCGCTCGCTGCTTGTGGGTTGGTCTAGAAAGGGACGCTCGAGGAGCGGTTTTGCACTGTTTTTTCGGtttcttctctttttcttcttcaattttttcttCTCGGTTTTCATCAATTTTCTTTGTTTATGtcttgttatttttctttttttaatgcatgtttacttaTTCATACACATCGTACATTTTTGTATACAGCGAAAAAAATTTATACACGCTTAACTTTTTAAAGACATGACTAAAAGAAATATATGTATTGATGTAtacattttttcatacacattatgcATTTTTCGTGTACATAGGAATATTTATATGTATTTAACATTTTCAACAAACATGATTAACTTTATTTTCAATTATATGTTTTGACGTCCCTGTATTTTTATAATATTACACATTATTGTTTATActtatgacacacacacacacacacacacacacacacacacacacatatatatatatatagtgttactattcatcacctagGGTGTAGAATcaattattcttcacccgaggtaatcttacgatcgcttcctaaataaattacgtttataatataaatagttacatgcatattgattcaatatataaaatttggtataaaaaaGGTTATAAGATCAGAAAAATCatattttatgtatgttttacactatgtttttacattcgtaattttacgtaacataaaatattttttacggcgaatacatattttcttacgttctctttttatgt from Triticum dicoccoides isolate Atlit2015 ecotype Zavitan chromosome 6A, WEW_v2.0, whole genome shotgun sequence encodes:
- the LOC119318205 gene encoding E3 ubiquitin-protein ligase At1g63170-like isoform X1 is translated as MEQTTGVSGHEHVIDIPRDSGPSASALHSVGRENHEGFNPVDRPSTRAATSALQPPAAIGPPHAENTSGTRRRDNYGRRHRSPLNSGLWISVEVIVNVSQIVAAIVVLSLSRKEHPQAPLFEWVIGYTVGCFATLPHLYWRYIHRNIVNGENEPAHSLQGSSQNNSTEPTPASVSERRRNAARNAVLANPRINALFDHFKMALDCFFAVWFVVGNVWIFGGRSSAIDAPNLYRLCIVFLTFSCIGYAMPFILCAMICCCLPCIISVMGFREDTNNTRGATSESINTLPTYKFKTKKRRHGSGNEAEGQEGGIVAAGTDKERSLSAEDAVCCICLAKYAHNEELRELPCTHCFHKECVDKWLKINALCPLCKAEIASSSGTSDTRHMDHSVPTIPTQEIEMH
- the LOC119318205 gene encoding E3 ubiquitin-protein ligase At1g12760-like isoform X2, with the translated sequence MEQTTGVSGHEHVIDIPRDSGPSASALHSVGRENHEGFNPVDRPSTRAATSALQPPAAIGPPHAENTSGTRRRDNYGRRHRSPLNSGLWISVEVIVNVSQIVAAIVVLSLSRKEHPQAPLFEWVIGYTNNSTEPTPASVSERRRNAARNAVLANPRINALFDHFKMALDCFFAVWFVVGNVWIFGGRSSAIDAPNLYRLCIVFLTFSCIGYAMPFILCAMICCCLPCIISVMGFREDTNNTRGATSESINTLPTYKFKTKKRRHGSGNEAEGQEGGIVAAGTDKERSLSAEDAVCCICLAKYAHNEELRELPCTHCFHKECVDKWLKINALCPLCKAEIASSSGTSDTRHMDHSVPTIPTQEIEMH